In one Corallincola holothuriorum genomic region, the following are encoded:
- the leuC gene encoding 3-isopropylmalate dehydratase large subunit produces the protein MAQTLYEKIYNDHVVREEAGETPVIYIDRHLVHEVTSPQAFAGLELMDRPLRQPGKTFATMDHNVSTRSLAIDACGPQSETQMRTLANNCEKFDVTLYEIGHINQGIVHVMGPEQGLTLPGTTIVCGDSHTATHGAFGAIAFGIGTSEVEHVMATQTLKQPRYKTMQIKVTGKAGPGITAKDIILAVIGKVGTAGGNGHVIEYCGEAIEALSMEGRMTLCNMSIEFGGKAGLVAPDQTTADYLQGRPFAPKGKDWEEAVAYWQTLKSDVDAKFDTVVELDAAEIEPQVTWGTNPGQVTGINSPIPQPNDFADPVEADSCRKALAYMGIEEGQKLTDLTVDKVFIGSCTNSRIEDLRAAADVAKGKKVVAGIEAIVVPGSGQVKKQAEAEGLDKIFTEAGFEWRLPGCSMCLAMNDDRLGSGERCASTSNRNFEGRQGRGGRTHLVSPAMAAAAAVAGHFVDIRKLK, from the coding sequence ATGGCACAGACCTTATACGAGAAAATCTACAATGATCATGTGGTACGTGAGGAAGCTGGCGAGACGCCCGTGATCTATATCGACCGCCACTTGGTACACGAAGTGACCTCACCGCAGGCATTTGCCGGTTTAGAGTTGATGGATCGTCCTCTTCGTCAACCGGGCAAAACCTTTGCCACCATGGATCACAACGTGTCAACACGCTCATTGGCGATAGACGCCTGTGGCCCGCAGTCTGAAACTCAGATGCGCACCTTGGCCAATAACTGTGAAAAGTTTGATGTGACCCTATATGAGATTGGTCATATCAATCAGGGCATCGTTCATGTCATGGGGCCAGAGCAAGGCCTCACCCTGCCTGGCACCACCATTGTGTGTGGCGATTCACACACCGCCACCCACGGCGCTTTCGGCGCTATCGCATTCGGCATCGGAACCTCTGAAGTTGAACATGTGATGGCAACGCAAACTTTGAAGCAGCCGCGTTATAAAACCATGCAGATTAAGGTCACAGGTAAAGCTGGGCCGGGTATTACCGCAAAAGACATCATCCTGGCCGTGATTGGCAAGGTGGGCACAGCAGGCGGTAATGGCCATGTCATTGAATATTGCGGCGAAGCCATTGAAGCCTTGTCAATGGAAGGCCGTATGACCTTGTGTAATATGAGCATCGAGTTTGGCGGCAAAGCTGGTCTGGTGGCACCCGATCAAACTACCGCCGATTACCTCCAGGGGCGTCCATTTGCGCCGAAAGGCAAAGATTGGGAAGAGGCCGTGGCTTACTGGCAAACGCTGAAATCTGACGTAGATGCCAAGTTTGATACGGTCGTTGAACTAGACGCCGCCGAGATTGAACCTCAGGTCACTTGGGGCACTAATCCTGGCCAAGTCACCGGTATCAACTCTCCGATCCCACAACCAAACGACTTCGCAGATCCTGTGGAAGCAGACTCTTGCCGCAAGGCACTGGCCTATATGGGCATAGAAGAGGGGCAGAAACTAACGGATCTGACCGTCGACAAGGTGTTTATTGGTTCATGTACCAACAGCCGTATTGAAGATTTGCGTGCGGCCGCTGACGTGGCCAAAGGCAAGAAAGTTGTTGCCGGTATCGAAGCCATCGTCGTACCGGGCTCAGGCCAGGTGAAGAAGCAGGCGGAAGCGGAAGGCTTAGATAAGATCTTCACCGAAGCCGGTTTTGAATGGCGCTTGCCAGGTTGCTCTATGTGTTTGGCAATGAATGATGATCGCCTAGGTTCAGGAGAGCGTTGCGCTTCCACCTCGAACCGTAATTTTGAAGGTCGTCAGGGCCGTGGCGGACGCACCCACTTGGTCAGCCCAGCAATGGCAGCGGCAGCCGCCGTCGCAGGTCACTTCGTTGACATCCGCAAGTTGAAATAG
- the leuB gene encoding 3-isopropylmalate dehydrogenase, whose translation MSKQNYRIAVLPGDGIGPEVMAEAIKVLDAVQQKFGFTLDYQQYDVGGIAIDNHGEPLPPATLAGCEASDAILFGSVGGPKWEGLPPEKQPERGALLPLRGHFDLFCNLRPAKIHPGLESLAPLRADIAAAGFDVLCVRELTGGIYFGKPKGREGEGEDETGFDTMKYARKEVRRIAHIAFQAARGRGGVVTSVDKANVLATSILWREVVEEVAKDYPDVTLNHLYIDNATMQMLRYPAQFDVLLCGNLFGDILSDEAAMITGSMGLLPSASLNADDFGLYEPAGGSAPDIAGQGIANPVAQILSAAMLLRFSLKQEAAANAIDVAVSKALSEGYLTGELLPAEKRDQAKSTSQMGDFIAQAVLES comes from the coding sequence ATGAGTAAGCAAAACTACCGCATTGCGGTATTGCCAGGGGATGGTATCGGCCCAGAGGTAATGGCGGAAGCGATCAAGGTGCTGGACGCCGTACAACAGAAGTTTGGATTCACCCTCGATTATCAACAATATGATGTCGGCGGCATCGCCATCGACAACCACGGTGAACCTTTACCTCCAGCCACATTAGCAGGCTGCGAAGCTTCTGATGCTATCCTATTTGGCTCCGTGGGTGGTCCCAAGTGGGAAGGCCTGCCACCAGAAAAGCAGCCCGAACGTGGTGCATTGCTGCCCCTTCGTGGCCACTTTGATCTATTTTGCAACCTTCGCCCTGCCAAGATCCATCCTGGTTTAGAGTCATTGGCGCCGTTACGTGCCGATATCGCCGCCGCAGGTTTTGACGTGTTGTGCGTACGCGAACTCACTGGTGGTATCTACTTCGGTAAGCCCAAAGGCCGCGAAGGTGAAGGCGAAGATGAAACCGGCTTCGACACCATGAAGTACGCTCGCAAAGAGGTGCGTCGCATCGCACACATTGCGTTTCAGGCAGCTCGCGGTCGTGGCGGCGTGGTCACCTCAGTCGACAAAGCCAACGTATTAGCGACATCGATTTTATGGCGTGAAGTGGTTGAAGAAGTCGCTAAAGACTACCCAGACGTCACCCTGAATCATCTATACATCGACAATGCGACCATGCAGATGTTGCGCTATCCAGCACAATTTGACGTACTGCTGTGCGGCAACCTGTTTGGCGATATTTTGTCGGATGAAGCCGCCATGATCACCGGCTCTATGGGCTTATTGCCTTCCGCCAGCTTAAACGCCGATGACTTCGGTTTGTATGAGCCAGCAGGCGGCAGCGCCCCGGATATCGCAGGCCAAGGTATCGCCAACCCGGTGGCACAGATCTTATCCGCCGCCATGCTGCTGCGTTTCAGTCTGAAGCAGGAAGCAGCCGCCAACGCCATCGATGTTGCCGTGTCTAAGGCATTGAGCGAAGGCTATTTAACCGGTGAGCTGTTACCCGCTGAAAAGCGTGACCAAGCCAAATCAACCAGTCAGATGGGTGACTTTATCGCCCAAGCCGTGTTGGAGAGTTAA
- the leuA gene encoding 2-isopropylmalate synthase — translation MSDQVIIFDTTLRDGEQALSASLTVREKLQIALALERLGVDVMEVGFPVSSPGDFESVQTIANTIKNSRVCALSRAVEKDIDAAGEALRNAAQGRIHTFISTSTIHVESKLKRNFDDVLAMGINAVKHARRYTDDVEFSCEDAGRTPIDNLCRMVEAAITAGATTVNIPDTVGYTIPSEFGGIIQTLFNRVPNIDKAIISVHCHNDLGLAVANSISAVQQGARQIECTVNGIGERAGNCSMEEVAMIINTRKDMFPNVTTGINTKEIYRTSQMVSQLCNMPVQSNKAIVGANAFSHSSGIHQDGVLKAKNTYEIITPESIGLSQNVLNLTSRSGRHVIKHRMAEMGYGVDDYNMDELYAAFLKLADKKGQVFDYDLEALVFFTNMHDADDYYHLDYLSAQSGTGIMSTSSVKLRAGDKTICEAATGNGPVDAVYQAISRATNIEFEMKDYHIGAKGAGEDALGQVDIVALHNGRRFHGMGLATDVIEASAQAMVHVLNHIHRAKAVEAKKQEIQDIKVAGEK, via the coding sequence ATGAGCGACCAAGTGATCATCTTCGACACCACCTTAAGAGACGGCGAACAAGCGCTGTCAGCGAGCTTGACGGTGAGAGAGAAGCTACAGATCGCCCTCGCCCTTGAGCGCCTTGGTGTTGATGTGATGGAAGTTGGCTTCCCGGTGTCTTCACCTGGTGATTTTGAATCTGTTCAAACCATCGCCAACACCATCAAAAACAGTCGTGTTTGTGCCTTGTCACGCGCTGTTGAAAAAGATATCGATGCGGCAGGCGAAGCCTTACGTAACGCTGCGCAAGGGCGTATTCATACCTTTATCTCCACTTCAACGATCCATGTTGAAAGTAAATTAAAGCGTAACTTTGACGATGTCCTTGCGATGGGGATCAACGCGGTAAAACACGCACGCCGCTATACCGATGATGTCGAATTTTCTTGCGAAGACGCAGGTAGAACACCTATCGACAACTTGTGTCGCATGGTCGAAGCCGCCATTACAGCCGGTGCAACCACAGTCAACATTCCAGACACCGTGGGCTACACCATCCCATCAGAGTTTGGCGGCATTATTCAAACCCTATTTAACCGCGTGCCCAACATCGACAAAGCAATTATCTCGGTGCATTGCCATAACGATTTAGGTTTGGCCGTAGCCAACTCTATCAGTGCCGTGCAACAAGGCGCTCGCCAAATCGAATGTACCGTCAATGGTATCGGCGAACGCGCCGGTAACTGCTCGATGGAAGAGGTGGCGATGATCATCAACACCCGTAAGGATATGTTCCCGAACGTCACCACGGGCATCAATACCAAAGAGATTTATCGCACCAGCCAGATGGTCAGCCAGCTTTGCAACATGCCGGTTCAATCTAATAAGGCGATTGTGGGTGCCAATGCATTTAGCCACTCTTCAGGTATCCACCAAGATGGCGTGCTCAAAGCGAAAAACACCTATGAGATCATTACGCCAGAAAGCATCGGTTTAAGCCAAAATGTCCTGAACCTGACAAGCCGCTCTGGCCGCCATGTCATCAAGCATCGCATGGCGGAAATGGGTTATGGCGTAGATGACTACAACATGGATGAGTTATACGCAGCCTTTTTGAAGCTGGCCGATAAGAAGGGTCAGGTGTTTGATTACGATCTGGAAGCCTTAGTATTCTTCACCAATATGCATGACGCAGATGATTACTATCATCTCGACTATCTGTCTGCACAATCTGGTACTGGGATCATGAGCACTTCCAGCGTGAAGCTGCGCGCGGGTGACAAAACTATATGTGAAGCGGCGACAGGTAACGGCCCGGTTGATGCCGTATACCAAGCGATTAGCCGTGCCACTAATATCGAATTTGAAATGAAGGATTATCACATCGGAGCCAAAGGCGCTGGTGAAGATGCATTAGGTCAGGTCGACATAGTCGCCCTGCATAACGGCCGCCGTTTTCACGGCATGGGCCTTGCAACAGACGTTATCGAAGCTTCAGCGCAAGCCATGGTGCATGTGTTAAATCACATTCACCGAGCAAAGGCCGTTGAAGCCAAAAAACAAGAGATTCAAGACATTAAAGTAGCGGGTGAAAAATGA
- a CDS encoding PAS domain-containing protein: MKLRNLFLFGVGSIVLLSLVSVGLLTAAAYREALLEQTELRLSTLADSQAKRIEAYLRQSRERVALIASRTQLRRSLLTYNNTGDTQELIRIRRILKDAQFTLPDLFAVSVLDLKGRLVASSNEGLIGRNMAEHRAFIIGSSRVQTGIYEREGGLILNLLSAPLVLESDFLGVILVHSRVSGVFDVSSDYSHLGESGETLVISYNKEGKPVYLTPRRFVPSKVLVEIASDDESSPEMLALAGQEQFIEQATGYHGLPVVAAVRYLAEADWGLVVTLNHEEAFASHAAMTNRLLIIAGTVLPLALLLIIIVVRRVTKPLLGLTKVAAGIKLGNYDQRVTATGALEVRLLADTFNQMADSMTKLNRELNDSNLQLEDVLGQRTAELELMTRAEQQGRALLEASPDAILVVNHEGVITVANERAIQRFGYRHDELVSGSVEMLIPFNRRVQHSSWMAQYFADPRMRTMGAGLDILAMCKNGAMFPAEISLSPIELEQAKLVLVTIRDITEQKLSQEALLESEHRLNLAMTASNDGIWDWQIQTGEVYFSPRWYGMLGYQPGELPNVLETFSHLMHDDDRDATFEAVQAVIDNPELRNYQREFRMRTKQGGYRWILARGSVTERNEQGEALRMVGTHIDITSRKAVEEAMRESERKVSLLMSNLPGIAYRCANDTHWTMEYLSPAFHKVTGYATERFVMGGDSQFSEIIHQQDRDRVWAEVQGAVAKREQYTVEYRILHADGSYRWLWEQGAGVFDENGKLQALEGFMMDDTQRRHAQDQLYRLNEELEDRVRLRTSELKHTNEALLGAKQEAEKANRAKSEFLANMSHEIRTPMNAILGLSQLALSTSLDERQKDYVSKIWGASNSLLDIINDILDFSKIEAGKMDLEDAPFYVEDVIENASSVVQLKIQEKGLKLNVDIGQDVPDRMMGDSLRIGQVLINLINNAVKFTSEGSISIKVTNLRGSEAETYLQFAVTDTGIGISAAQCELLFKAFTQADSSTTRKYGGTGLGLTISRRLVEMMGGEIWVQSEPDKGSTFFFTIRGSNEILVEESALESYADDRILRDILHNKQVLLVEDNQINQQVAQEMLRLVGIDVSIANHGQEALTLLDKHQFDAVLMDVQMPVLDGYEATRALRKIPRFAELPVIAMTANAMAGDREKCLASGMNDHISKPVLQEDLYRTLALWIDPDRALASSLEAGAGDRPSREAEEVVLDADFGLRQMSGNKKAWHSTLDIFARDYQEVVGRLRAFEQQQNWQEAERVAHTLKGVAANLGMTKLAAISAVFEANYGQQNAATAQAFDDLTKAVADVMAEIERLQLEQSVPASLPDEQTNEVDVALLWQTLRQKLQDNDFIADDELDQLATALPEQQEDFELLRQHIDSFDYEQALLVADKLLAGLSS, encoded by the coding sequence ATGAAACTAAGGAATCTATTCCTGTTCGGGGTTGGCAGTATCGTGCTGCTGTCACTGGTGTCTGTGGGGCTGTTAACTGCGGCAGCCTACCGTGAAGCGCTACTTGAACAAACCGAACTGCGGTTAAGTACGCTCGCCGATTCTCAAGCGAAGCGCATTGAAGCGTATCTGCGTCAAAGCCGGGAGCGGGTTGCATTGATCGCCAGCCGCACCCAGTTGCGTCGCTCTTTGCTGACCTATAACAACACGGGGGATACGCAAGAGCTGATCCGTATCCGTCGTATCCTCAAAGATGCCCAATTCACTTTGCCTGATCTGTTTGCTGTTTCTGTTCTCGACCTTAAGGGCCGGCTGGTAGCCAGCTCAAATGAGGGGCTGATTGGACGGAATATGGCAGAGCATCGGGCGTTTATCATCGGCTCCTCCCGGGTGCAAACCGGTATCTATGAGCGGGAAGGTGGCTTAATCCTAAATTTACTTAGTGCGCCATTGGTGCTGGAAAGTGATTTTTTAGGGGTAATCTTGGTACATAGCCGCGTCAGTGGGGTTTTTGATGTCAGCTCTGACTACAGTCATTTAGGTGAAAGCGGTGAGACTTTAGTCATTAGTTACAACAAAGAAGGCAAGCCTGTTTATCTCACTCCCCGACGTTTTGTTCCCAGCAAAGTGCTGGTTGAGATCGCCAGCGATGATGAAAGTTCGCCTGAAATGTTGGCGTTAGCCGGGCAAGAACAGTTTATTGAACAAGCGACGGGCTACCACGGCTTGCCTGTAGTCGCTGCCGTTCGTTATCTGGCAGAAGCGGATTGGGGGTTGGTTGTTACCCTTAATCACGAGGAAGCATTTGCATCACACGCCGCGATGACAAATCGGTTACTGATTATCGCGGGCACGGTTTTGCCACTGGCACTGTTGCTGATCATTATCGTTGTGCGCCGGGTAACGAAGCCGTTGCTGGGGCTGACTAAGGTCGCTGCGGGTATCAAACTAGGGAATTACGACCAGCGAGTGACAGCTACGGGAGCATTGGAAGTGCGACTGCTGGCAGATACGTTCAACCAGATGGCTGACTCCATGACCAAGCTCAATCGGGAGTTGAATGACAGTAATTTGCAACTTGAAGATGTGTTGGGGCAACGCACCGCTGAACTTGAGTTAATGACGCGTGCCGAACAGCAAGGACGTGCGCTGTTGGAGGCGTCCCCAGATGCCATTTTGGTGGTTAACCATGAGGGGGTGATCACCGTAGCCAATGAGCGTGCGATCCAACGTTTCGGTTATCGTCATGACGAGTTGGTGAGCGGCTCAGTGGAAATGTTGATCCCGTTTAATAGGCGGGTTCAGCATAGCTCGTGGATGGCCCAGTATTTTGCCGACCCCAGAATGAGAACCATGGGCGCAGGACTGGACATCTTAGCCATGTGTAAAAACGGCGCCATGTTTCCTGCCGAAATCAGCTTGAGCCCCATAGAGTTGGAACAGGCTAAATTGGTGTTGGTGACCATACGGGATATCACTGAACAGAAGCTTTCTCAGGAAGCGTTGCTGGAAAGTGAGCATCGACTTAATTTAGCGATGACAGCATCTAATGACGGTATCTGGGACTGGCAAATACAAACTGGGGAAGTTTATTTTAGTCCTCGTTGGTATGGCATGTTGGGTTACCAGCCTGGCGAACTGCCTAATGTCTTGGAAACCTTCTCCCACCTAATGCATGACGATGATCGTGACGCGACATTCGAAGCTGTACAGGCGGTGATTGATAACCCCGAACTGCGTAACTATCAGCGTGAATTTCGCATGCGTACCAAGCAGGGGGGATATCGCTGGATCCTCGCTCGAGGCTCTGTCACCGAGCGCAATGAGCAGGGCGAAGCACTGCGTATGGTGGGAACCCACATCGACATCACTAGCCGCAAAGCGGTTGAGGAAGCGATGCGGGAAAGTGAGCGCAAAGTTTCACTGTTGATGAGTAACTTGCCGGGCATTGCCTACCGTTGTGCCAATGACACCCATTGGACGATGGAATACCTGAGTCCTGCATTTCATAAAGTGACCGGCTACGCCACTGAACGTTTTGTGATGGGTGGCGACAGCCAGTTCAGTGAGATTATTCATCAGCAGGATCGCGATCGTGTTTGGGCGGAAGTGCAGGGCGCGGTAGCGAAGCGCGAACAGTACACCGTTGAGTATCGTATTCTCCATGCTGACGGCAGCTACCGTTGGTTATGGGAGCAGGGTGCCGGTGTATTTGATGAGAATGGCAAACTGCAGGCGCTAGAGGGCTTTATGATGGATGACACGCAACGTCGCCATGCCCAGGATCAGTTGTATCGCCTGAATGAAGAGCTTGAAGATCGCGTCAGGCTGCGCACATCCGAGTTAAAGCACACCAATGAAGCCCTACTTGGAGCGAAACAGGAAGCTGAAAAAGCCAATCGCGCTAAGAGTGAATTTCTGGCCAATATGAGCCACGAAATTCGTACACCAATGAATGCGATCCTTGGTTTATCGCAATTGGCGCTAAGTACGTCGTTGGATGAGCGGCAAAAAGATTATGTCAGTAAAATTTGGGGGGCTTCCAATAGCCTGCTCGATATCATCAATGACATTCTTGATTTCTCCAAAATTGAAGCTGGCAAGATGGATCTGGAAGATGCGCCATTCTATGTCGAAGATGTGATTGAAAATGCTTCCAGTGTCGTGCAGTTAAAAATCCAGGAGAAAGGCCTGAAACTGAATGTCGATATTGGCCAAGATGTGCCGGATCGGATGATGGGGGATTCCCTTCGTATTGGCCAGGTTTTGATTAACTTGATTAACAATGCGGTGAAATTTACCTCCGAAGGTAGTATCTCAATCAAGGTGACGAACCTACGTGGCAGTGAGGCGGAAACGTATTTGCAGTTTGCTGTGACCGACACGGGGATCGGCATTTCAGCAGCACAGTGTGAGCTGCTCTTCAAAGCGTTTACGCAGGCGGATTCGTCCACCACGCGTAAATACGGTGGTACCGGTTTGGGATTAACGATTTCTCGCCGTCTCGTCGAGATGATGGGGGGGGAGATCTGGGTGCAAAGTGAGCCAGATAAAGGCTCGACTTTCTTCTTTACTATCCGTGGCAGCAACGAAATTTTGGTAGAAGAGAGTGCGCTGGAAAGTTACGCCGACGACCGTATATTGAGAGATATTTTGCATAATAAGCAGGTCTTGTTGGTTGAAGATAATCAGATTAATCAACAGGTAGCGCAGGAGATGCTGAGATTGGTCGGGATCGATGTCAGCATAGCGAATCATGGTCAGGAAGCGCTGACACTGTTAGATAAGCACCAATTTGATGCCGTGCTGATGGATGTACAGATGCCGGTATTAGATGGTTATGAGGCGACGAGGGCGCTGCGGAAAATCCCCCGGTTTGCCGAACTTCCCGTCATCGCGATGACGGCCAATGCCATGGCCGGTGATCGTGAAAAGTGTCTTGCTTCTGGGATGAACGATCATATTTCGAAACCGGTACTGCAAGAAGATCTATACCGCACATTAGCGTTGTGGATAGATCCGGATCGCGCATTGGCCTCTTCTCTTGAAGCGGGCGCTGGTGATCGTCCCTCTAGGGAGGCTGAGGAGGTTGTGCTCGATGCTGATTTTGGTTTACGCCAGATGTCCGGCAATAAGAAGGCATGGCACTCAACTCTGGATATATTCGCCCGTGATTATCAAGAGGTTGTAGGTCGGCTCCGCGCTTTTGAACAGCAGCAGAATTGGCAAGAAGCTGAACGGGTTGCGCATACGCTAAAAGGGGTTGCGGCAAACTTAGGAATGACCAAGTTGGCGGCGATATCCGCTGTGTTTGAAGCCAATTATGGACAACAGAATGCTGCCACAGCGCAAGCGTTCGATGATCTGACGAAAGCGGTTGCGGATGTGATGGCTGAAATTGAGCGGTTGCAGCTGGAGCAATCTGTACCTGCATCGCTCCCTGATGAGCAGACCAACGAGGTGGATGTTGCGCTACTGTGGCAAACCCTACGGCAGAAGTTGCAAGACAATGACTTTATCGCTGATGACGAGCTGGATCAGCTAGCGACAGCGTTGCCTGAGCAACAAGAGGATTTTGAGTTATTGCGACAACATATTGATAGCTTTGATTATGAACAAGCGCTGCTGGTGGCTGATAAGTTACTGGCGGGCTTATCTAGTTGA
- the narL gene encoding two-component system response regulator NarL, with translation MSSQMHRVLVVDDHPLMRKGVIQLLALDEAFQLVGEASNGEEAVALALHRRPDLILLDLNMKGMSGLDTLKELRAEGVDCHVIALTVSDAYEDVISMLSQGANGYLLKDMEPEHMLSSLRLAANGEQVLSKEIAGYLLKRPQAEQTPKDEKLSAITRRESEILALIAKGNSNREIGETLHISEGTVKVHVKSLLKKLGMKSRVEAAVWFLS, from the coding sequence ATGAGTAGTCAGATGCATCGCGTATTAGTCGTAGATGATCATCCATTGATGCGCAAAGGCGTTATCCAATTGCTGGCATTAGATGAAGCATTTCAGTTAGTTGGCGAGGCTAGCAACGGTGAAGAAGCGGTTGCATTAGCACTGCACCGACGCCCAGACCTTATCTTGCTCGATCTGAATATGAAAGGCATGAGCGGCTTAGACACCCTCAAGGAGCTACGTGCAGAGGGCGTCGACTGTCATGTCATCGCATTAACCGTCTCTGATGCCTACGAAGATGTCATCTCCATGCTCAGCCAAGGCGCTAATGGTTATCTGCTAAAAGATATGGAGCCAGAGCATATGCTGAGCTCTTTGCGTTTGGCTGCCAATGGTGAGCAAGTGCTGAGTAAAGAGATCGCAGGCTACCTGCTAAAACGGCCACAGGCGGAACAGACCCCGAAAGATGAAAAGCTCAGTGCTATCACCCGTCGGGAAAGCGAGATCCTGGCGCTTATCGCCAAAGGCAACAGTAACCGCGAGATTGGCGAGACGCTGCATATCTCAGAAGGGACAGTAAAAGTTCACGTTAAAAGCCTACTGAAAAAACTAGGCATGAAGAGCCGGGTTGAAGCTGCGGTATGGTTTTTAAGTTGA
- the narQ gene encoding nitrate/nitrite two-component system sensor histidine kinase NarQ: protein MTKTLQDIETQPSVPKHSLTRVISRTMTLMVVMAALAISVSILTLLQSHSDARAINVSGSLRMQNYRMAYSIETKAPEAEIQAKIVAFEHSLHEPALAKLLDRNTPPPLKRKYQAILDEWQVLKAHLTDPAKRPLYLAEVKSFVDRIDKLVFLLQSHLEDKVAMLVLFEAICLLVLLATAVFAIRFVSNQVVQPLKLLLHAAYQVKRGDFSVKVKTGKADELGLLSDAFNDMAADLAKLYEDLNQKVAEKTEKLHLANNTLSVLFQCSEAVHVSHVDDAQITELMNKIIDNTRINAMQATINPQLAHALRDRSSVGDMTVGGPRVCFALYINDISLGHLELISAEELDENELRLMSTFSRLISKVLHVELLLQQEQQLLLMEERSIIARELHDSLAQSLSYLKIQLTLLRRATQDVEGPSSAIMADLNTGLNSAYRQLRELLSTFRLSVKDDNLKTAINTVLKQLQPQTEAQLQLDYRVSEYPLPPHQYIHVLQIVREAVINAIKHADAKQIFVRCVYDGEGKIDIQVEDDGKGIGGEVPNKLHHYGVAIMKERAESLDGGLEIANKPDGGTLVSLCFPAVGNSVT, encoded by the coding sequence ATGACCAAAACACTGCAAGACATTGAAACACAACCATCTGTTCCGAAACATTCACTGACTCGGGTGATCAGCCGCACCATGACACTGATGGTAGTAATGGCCGCACTCGCTATCTCGGTGTCGATACTTACCCTGTTACAAAGCCATTCTGACGCCCGTGCGATTAATGTCTCTGGTTCATTGCGGATGCAAAACTACCGCATGGCCTACAGTATCGAAACCAAAGCGCCAGAAGCAGAGATCCAAGCCAAAATAGTGGCATTTGAACACTCTCTGCATGAACCCGCCTTAGCCAAACTATTAGATCGCAACACACCACCGCCGCTGAAACGTAAATACCAAGCGATCCTTGATGAGTGGCAAGTGCTTAAAGCACACCTCACTGACCCGGCAAAGCGGCCGCTGTATCTGGCAGAAGTAAAAAGCTTTGTCGACCGTATCGACAAACTGGTGTTTCTACTGCAAAGCCACCTAGAAGACAAAGTGGCTATGTTGGTGCTATTTGAAGCGATCTGCTTGCTGGTGCTGCTTGCCACGGCCGTCTTTGCCATACGCTTCGTCAGCAATCAGGTGGTACAGCCGCTTAAGTTACTGCTTCATGCCGCCTATCAAGTGAAGCGTGGCGATTTCTCAGTGAAAGTGAAAACAGGTAAAGCCGACGAGCTAGGTTTGCTGTCTGATGCCTTTAATGACATGGCCGCGGACCTGGCCAAGCTGTACGAAGACCTAAACCAGAAAGTGGCAGAGAAAACTGAAAAGCTACACTTGGCCAACAACACCTTATCAGTACTGTTTCAGTGCTCGGAAGCTGTGCATGTCAGCCATGTTGATGATGCCCAGATCACTGAGCTAATGAATAAAATCATCGATAACACCCGTATCAACGCGATGCAAGCCACCATTAATCCACAGCTGGCCCACGCGCTGCGAGACAGAAGTAGCGTAGGCGATATGACCGTAGGCGGGCCAAGGGTCTGTTTTGCCCTTTACATAAACGATATATCGCTGGGGCATCTGGAATTAATCTCAGCTGAAGAGTTGGATGAAAATGAACTACGATTGATGTCTACCTTCAGCCGGCTGATATCAAAAGTGTTGCACGTAGAGTTATTGCTGCAGCAAGAGCAGCAACTTTTGCTGATGGAAGAGCGTTCGATTATCGCCCGCGAGCTGCATGATTCGCTGGCTCAATCTCTCTCTTATCTGAAGATCCAATTGACACTACTGCGACGCGCAACCCAGGACGTCGAAGGCCCAAGCAGTGCAATTATGGCAGATCTGAATACCGGCCTAAACTCTGCGTATCGACAACTGCGCGAACTGCTCAGTACGTTCCGCCTATCGGTGAAAGATGACAACCTAAAAACAGCCATCAATACCGTGCTCAAACAGTTACAACCTCAAACCGAGGCGCAACTGCAACTGGATTATCGCGTATCTGAATACCCATTACCCCCCCATCAGTACATCCACGTGCTACAGATTGTTCGCGAAGCGGTGATAAACGCCATCAAACATGCTGATGCTAAACAGATCTTTGTACGCTGTGTTTATGACGGCGAAGGTAAGATCGACATTCAGGTAGAAGATGATGGCAAAGGGATCGGCGGTGAAGTACCGAACAAGCTTCACCACTACGGCGTGGCGATCATGAAAGAGCGCGCGGAATCCCTCGATGGTGGGTTGGAAATTGCAAATAAGCCTGACGGTGGTACTTTAGTGTCGCTCTGTTTTCCAGCGGTTGGTAACAGCGTCACGTAA